A DNA window from Solanum lycopersicum chromosome 3, SLM_r2.1 contains the following coding sequences:
- the LOC101263384 gene encoding 7-deoxyloganetin glucosyltransferase-like, which yields MGSINEARKPHAVLLPYPSQGHVTPMMSLAKLLHSRGFHITFVNTEFNHKRLIQSKGVDSVKGLLDFKFATITDGMPASDENATQDITLLCDTTRKTCLVPFKKLLTKLNSGEVPPVSCVISDGVMTFGIRAAQDLGIPDVTFWTASVCAFVGYLHYRQLIKRGIFPFKNDNYLIDGTLDTPIDWIPGMKDVKLKDLPSFLRTTDPNDIMFDFMGEEAQNCLKASAIMFNTFEELEPELLQTIVSNFNFYNIYSIGPLGPLLRKHVPHHSQVLSLNSSLWKPDTTIFEWLHNRDIDSVLYVNYGSVTTMTNDHFLEFAWGLANSKQQFLWIVRQDIIKGESATLSEEFLEEIKDRGILVNWCAQEQVLRHPAVGAFLTHCGWNSMMETISEGVPVICWPFFSDQQTNCHYSCEKWGIGMEVNHDVKREEVAKLVSEMMVGEKGKEMRSKAREWKMKAKEATDVGGSSFQGFLKLVKAMF from the exons AAGCAAGAAAGCCTCATGCTGTTCTTCTCCCTTATCCATCACAAGGACATGTTACTCCCATGATGTCACTAGCAAAACTTCTTCATTCAAGAGGCTTTCATATAACATTTGTAAACACTGAATTCAACCACAAACGTCTCATTCAATCCAAAGGTGTTGATTCAGTGAAAGGTTTGCTTGATTTCAAATTCGCGACGATCACAGATGGAATGCCAGCATCAGATGAGAACGCGACTCAGGATATAACATTACTTTGTGATACAACTCGAAAGACCTGTTTAGTTCCGTTTAAAAAGCTTCTTACTAAGCTCAATTCTGGTGAGGTACCACCAGTTAGCTGTGTAATTTCAGATGGAGTTATGACGTTTGGCATTAGGGCTGCTCAAGATTTGGGCATTCCGGATGTTACTTTCTGGACTGCTTCTGTTTGTGCCTTCGTTGGATATTTGCATTATCGTCAACTTATCAAACGAGGAATTTTCCCATTCAAAA ATGATAACTACCTCATAGATGGCACTCTTGACACACCAATAGATTGGATTCCTGGAATGAAGGATGTTAAACTCAAAGATCTTCCCAGCTTCCTTAGAACTACGGATCCTAATGATATAATGTTCGATTTCATGGGAGAGGAAGCACAAAATTGCCTCAAAGCATCTGCCATTATGTTCAACACGTTCGAGGAATTGGAGCCCGAATTATTACAAACTATAgtctcaaatttcaatttctatAATATTTACTCGATAGGGCCACTCGGCCCCTTGCTGAGAAAACATGTCCCTCATCATAGCCAAGTTCTATCGCTCAACTCAAGCTTATGGAAACCGGACACCACAATTTTTGAGTGGTTACATAACAGAGATATCGACTCTGTTTTGTATGTTAACTATGGAAGTGTGACAACAATGACCAATGATCATTTCTTGGAATTCGCGTGGGGTCTTGCCAATAGCAAGCAACAATTTTTATGGATAGTTCGTCAAGATATTATCAAGGGTGAATCAGCCACATTGTCTGAGGAATTTCTTGAGGAGATTAAGGATAGGGGTATATTAGTGAATTGGTGTGCACAAGAACAAGTGCTACGCCACCCGGCAGTGGGTGCATTCTTGACTCATTGTGGATGGAACTCGATGATGGAAACCATATCTGAAGGTGTACCGGTCATTTGTTGGCCTTTCTTCTCGGATCAACAAACGAATTGTCACTACTCGTGTGAAAAATGGGGGATCGGGATGGAAGTTAATCATGATGTGAAACGAGAAGAAGTGGCGAAACTGGTGAGTGAGATGATGGTAGGGGAAAAGGGGAAGGAGATGAGGTCCAAGGCTAGAGAATGGAAGATGAAAGCTAAAGAAGCCACTGATGTTGGAGGATCATCTTTTCAAGGATTTCTCAAGTTAGTCAAAGCAATGTTTTGA